A DNA window from Pongo abelii isolate AG06213 chromosome 2, NHGRI_mPonAbe1-v2.0_pri, whole genome shotgun sequence contains the following coding sequences:
- the LOC129058452 gene encoding olfactory receptor 7E24-like, whose protein sequence is MPKCGELSEDPELQPVLAGLFLSMCLVTVLGNLLIILAVSPDSHLHTSMYFFLSNLSLPDIGFTSTTVPKMIVDIQSHSRVVSYAGCLTQMSLFAIFGGMEERHAPACDGL, encoded by the coding sequence AACTCTCAGAGGATCCAGAACTGCAGCCGGTCCTCGCTGGGCTGTTCCTGTCCATGTGCCTGGTCACGGTGCTGGGCAACCTGCTCATCATCCTGGCCGTCAGCcctgactcccacctccacacctccatgtacttcttcctctccaacctgtccttGCCTGACATCGGTTTCACCTCCACCACGGTccccaagatgattgtggacatTCAATCTCACAGCAGAGTCGTCTCCTATGCAGGCTGCCTGACTCAGATGTCTCTCTTTGCCATTTTTGGAGGCATGGAAGAGAGACATGCTCCTGCGTGTGATGGCCTATGA